In Candidatus Binatia bacterium, the sequence GCACCTCAAGCCGGGAGAACGTCAATGGAAAGGAGTTTCGCAGGAGGGCTTCGACGGCATCGAAATTCGTTGCAGGCGAGCCCGTGACGCTGGGAATGCGGACAGCGGCCGAAAGCGTTTTGGCGAGCCTATCGGAGTCGACCTTCGCGAGGGGCTGGCGCCGTTCCACCGACGGGCGCACCGGAGCCGCGCAGCTTGCCCATAAAAGACCGATGATCATCAGAAAGCATGTGTGACGCATGGTACTCTTTCTTTTCATCTTTCTTGAGCGCCGCAAACCGCTGGGCTAAGACGATCCTGAGGAGATTCAGAAAATGCCGATTAAAGAAGGTGAAACGATTCCCGCAGTTGGTTTGGTCGAGATGGTGGAGGGCGCACCGACACCCGTGCAATCGACAGAACTTGGTGCCGGCCGGAAGATTGTGATCTTTGCCGTGCCGGGTGCTTTCACGCCGACCTGCTCGGCGAAGCATGTCCCCGGGTTCTTGAAGAATACAGCGGCCCTGCGCGCCAAGGGCGTCGAAGAGATCGTGTGTGTCTCCGTCAACGACGCTTTTGTGATGAATGCCTGGGGCGAAGCCCAGGGCGTCGGCAGCGACATCCGAATGGTTGCGGACGGCAATGGAGACCTCGCCTCGGCGTTGGGCCTTGAGATGGACGGCTCCAAGTTCGGGATGGGAACGCGATCGCAACGTTTTGCAATGATTCTGCAGGACAATCGGGTGGAGAAGCTTCTGGTCGAATCGGGACCCGGACTCTCGGCTTCCAGCGCAGAAAGCGTCCTCGAACACCTCGCGGGCTAAGCGCCGGTCGGACCCGAGAGTCGCTGCCGAAGACGTTCGGCAATTTCGGGAAGCGGATTGGGATCTTTGGCGAATCCGGGGAAGGCCGAGTGGAGGCTACCGGCACCATCGCCGGCAAACCGCGGCACCACATGCAGATGCACGTGGGGCACTGTCTGCCCGGTCTCGGCGCCATTATTGATCCCCATGGTGGTGCCGGCGGCGCCGAATTCGCGACAGAGCGCTGCCGAGACGCGACTGGCGACCTGCATCAAGGCCCCAGCGGTTTGCTCGGGAAGTTCCTCGACGATCCGCGCATGCATCTTGGGAATCACCAGGACGTGCCCGTCCGCCAGGGGCATGACGTCGAGAAACGCGAGAATCTCATCCGTTTCCGCGACTACCTCGCCGGGGATCTCGCCAGCAACAATTCGGCAAAAGATACAATCCATGGGCGCTCCATATGGGGCCGGGGCGTTACCGTCAAACGGGGACGAGCACGGTGCCTGAACCTGGCGGCGAGCGGCCGAAGTGCATTGAGACGGGAGTCGGCAGACGAGGGATTCGTATCCGCGACAGGCGCGGGTGCCTGTTGGCCTGGTCCGCTATCGGGTTTCCGAGCGGCAACCTACTGGGCCGGGGGGCCACGATCTCGACCCGACAATGCTCCGGGCCGAGAATCGGAATATGACCCCAGGGGGACTTGAACCCCCGTTTCCGGCGTGAGAGGCCGGCGTCCTAACCACTAGACGATGGGGCCGCGATCAATTCCGTTCAAGAGCTGGGGTGGTAGGACTCGAACCTACAATCGACGGAATCAGAATCCGTTGCCTTACCAATTTGGCCACACCCCATCTTCGTAAAACCCTCCGGGAAAGCGACCAGATCCCGGGGAATACCCCGTTTTGAGTAGCGAACCATCGCGCCCGCCGCAATCGGGGAAGGGACCGTTTGGGGTGGCGCGAGCGGTTCCAAGGGCTAGAACGCACCCTGTGCCCATGCAAGTTCGAAGAATTCCAGCCCCTCGCAGCCTTGCCGGTCTCGAGGACCTCGTGGCCACGGGGGAGCCTGCGGTCTTTCCGCAGGAAACCGTTTATAACGAACTGAGCGAGGCCGGTCGTCAGGAACCGGCAAGGCTTCTGCAACTTCTCCAACAACGGGCTGGCGATCGTAAGTTGAGCGTGGCCGAGATTCCGGCCGAGGCTGACGGCTTGCTCACGCATACTGGACGCGGCGGTCTTGCCGCGGCGTGGACGCCCGTAGAAGCGTCGCTCGACGATGTTCTCGGACGCATGCTCGCCGATCCCGTGGATGTCGCTCGTGTGCTGATCCACGGCGCCCCCGTGGACGAAGTGCTGCCAGAGCTCGCGACACTCATGCGTCTCCCGATTCTGCCGGAGGTTGCAGGGCGTTTATGGTTGGGAACCGCCCGCGGGATCGATCTCAGTTTCGATGCGTTTGAGTCCCTTCGTTGGCTCTTCCTCGGAAGCATGAGAGTCTATCTCTTCCCGCCCTCTGTAGGGCCCGAGATGCAGATAGGCGCTCTCGAGGGATCCCATCTCAACACTCCGATTTCCCGGCTGGATCCCGAATCGAGCTCATCCGCTCTGCCGCCGGGCGGGCTCGTTGTGGATCTCGTGCCCGGTGAGGTGCTTTTTGTGCCGACTTATTGGTGGCATTGCTTCCGAACGGCTCGGGCCTTCGGTTTGATCAACCACTCATGGACCGATCTCGACGGTCGGGCTGCAAAGGCAGCCCACGCGACGTTCTGGCAGGCCGTTCTTGCCATCCGCGAACTACCCGAGGCACACCGCGCGCATTACGGTCGGCTTTTGGATGCGATCGTTTTCCGGAGAGGCGGGGATCCCTACCAGCACCTTGCGGCGGAGGAACAAGGTCTCGCTGGCGCTCCTAACGAGGAGCGGCGACTTGAGCTCAGGCGGCGGGCGCTTCATGAAGCGGCCCGCATGGCCCGTGAAGCACTCCGCGATGGTGAGCAGAGCTAGCGCTCCCTCAGTCCAGCGCGAATCCTCTCAACCCTGATAGCCAGCCGCATTCTGCAACCGCTGCAGGGAACGCTCCCGACCGAGGATCTCCAGGACGTCGAAAATACCCGGGCTCACGGTGCCGCCGGTCATCGCAACCCGAACTGGCTGCGCGAGTTGACCCAGTTTGATCCCCTTGCGCTGTACCAGATCGAGAAAACTCATTTCGAGGTCGTCGGGCGTCCACGACGCCAACTCCGTCAACTGTACCGCCAGTTCCGCCAGCAAGGCGGTACTCTCGTCGGTCAGGTGCTTGCGGGCTGCCTTTTCCTGATATTCGATTTGGTCATCGATAAAATAAGTGCAGCTATCCGCGAGTTCACGTAAATTACGCGCCCGCTCCTGAAAGACCTGCACCATCTTCGCCTGCCAGACGGTATCTCCGGGAAGGGTGCGGCCCTCGCCCGCGAGGAACTCGCGAAGGTCGCCGGCTAGTTGATCCGCGTCGCGGTTTTTCAAGTATTCGAAGTTCAACCAATCCAGTTTTTCCAAATCGAAGACGCCTGGTGACTGCCCGATATCCTCGAGGCGAAAGAGAGAGACCATTTCCTCGCGGGTGAAAATCTCCTGATCACCGTGGGACCACCCAAGGCGGGCGAGAAAGTTCATCAGCGCGTCCGGGAAATAGCCCTCGGCTCGGTAGCTCAGGACATCTGTGGCTCCGTGACGCTTGGAAAGGCGCCCCTTGTCTTTGCCCAATACCTGCGGAAGGTGCGCGAATTTCGGGAGCTCGGCACCGAGCGCGAGATAGATATGAATTTGCTTGGTGGTGTTGTTGAGATGATCATCGCCCCGAATTACGTGCGAGATCTGCATCTCGATATCATCGACCGTGACGACCAGCTGATACGTCGGGGTGCCGTCGGAGCGAGCGATCACAAAATCGTCGATCTCCGCGTTGCGGACGACGATCGGCCCCTTGACCAGATCCTCGACGGTGACTTCGCCCTCCACCGGCGCCGCAAACCGAATCGTGGCCGGTCGTTCTGCGAGCGGCCCCGGGCCAAAACCCGGGCGACAATGGCGGTTATAGGCAAAGCCCTTGCCGGCGGCTTTGGCGGCAGCTCTCTGTTCTTCGAGTTCCTCGGTGGTGCAAGTGCATCGATAGGCGTGGCCATTGGCCAGAAGCTTCTCCAACGCCGCTGCGTAGACATCCGAGCGTTCGGATTGGTAGTAGGGGCCCTCATCCGGGGAGAGACCGAGCCAATCCATGGCAGCGATGATTCCCTCGGTGAATTCAGGTCGAGAGCGCTTTTGGTCCGTATCTTCAATCCGAAGAACAAAGGTGCCCCCGTTGGCCTTGGCGTGCAGCCAACTGAAGAGGGCGGTCCTGACGCCACCGACATGCAGCATACCGGTAGGGCTCGGGGCGAAACGAGTTCGAACGACTTTCACATAGGAGGACTAGCAAAAGCCACCAATGCCTGCCATTCTCTTAGGTGTTTCCCCCTAGCCGCGGATTTGGCCGGATGGAGTAGAAAAATGTCGCTAAAACGAATTTTGGTAGTCGAAGATAACGAAGACAACCGCCGCATCCTCCTTTACAGACTCAAGAAAATCTCCGAGTTCGAGATTGTCGAAGCGTCCAATGGCGAGGAAGCCGTTGCTGCTGTTCAGGCCTCGGCGCCCGATTTGATCTTCATGGATCTGAAAATGCCCGTGATGGACGGCTGGGAGGCCACCCGGAGAATTCGCGCCCTTCCGGATGGTGCATCCATCCCGATCATCGCACTCACGGCGCAAGCCATGGCCGGGGACGAGCAGAAAGCTCTTGCGAACGGCTGCAATGACTACCTCGCCAAACCGGTAGTCGACCCCGAGCTCGTGCGGGAAAAGATATCCCGATACTTGCCTCTGCCACCGGCAGGCTGATTGCGGTCACAGACTCACTGTCATCGAGGACAACCGGGCGGAACCCCCGTTGTCGTTGCCGCGACAGGAATCCTCCCAACTTATCTCTTGAAAAGCATGCGACGAAATTCCCGGAACAACCCCCGCTGGTTGCGCTCACTAGTTGGTGCGCACTCCCTTTCCCCTCGCCACATCAGTCGTTATAGGCTGGGAGACCTCTGTTGGGCCGCTAGCTCAGTTGGTTAGAGCATTCGCCTTTTAAGCGAAGGGTCCTGGGTTCGATTCCCAGGCGGCCCATTTATTTTCCCCATGCAAACGCGAGGCAAGCAACTTCTCTCGGTCGGTGCGGGCGGGGCTACAGGAGCCCTGGTCCGGGAGCTGTTGGGTCATGTCGACGGTATGCCCCCCGAGATCGGCATCCTGTTTGCCAACATGCTCGGCTGTGGTCTGATTGGCTTGGTGCTGCATATTGAGCACCGCTTGCACCCGCATGTTCGGGAATTCAATGCAGCCGGTTTCTGTGGAGGGTTGACCACGGTTTCCGGTTGGAGTCTTGTGCTCGTTCGATACCTGGCCGCCGACGAATTTGGTCAGGCGACCTTTTTCGCCGTGATCGGACTGGTCTCCGGGATTGTCGCACTTCTAGTCGGGAGACTCCTGGCGGCCGGGATCGAGAGTGTTTTCCTGCAACTCGGGAGGCAGCCTTGAGCCTCGATATTTTCGCAGCGGTCGTCTGCGGCGGTTTCCTCGCTTCGATCCTCCGATTTCGCTGGACCGAGAGTGAAACCCCATTCCCCCGGTACACCCTGTCTGCCAATATCGTCGGCTCCTTCGCGATGGGCCTCATCCTGACGGGCTGGGAACCCACGGGGTTCTGGCGGGGCCTGTGGATCACGGGTTTTTGCGGGACGCTGACCACTTTCTCGGCCTTCGCCTGGCAGACCGTGGCTCTGGCGGAAAGGCGGCACCTCCTGCAGGCTTTGGGTTACCTCATCCTGACGACTGTCCTTTCGGTCCTCGGGGGATGGGGCGGCGTCCTTCTGGGACGTCAGCTCTAGGTGAATCTGATTCGATACTTGCAGCGGGGGCTGTCACAAAGTAACCCTACCTCCGGACACGGTTTCTGACCCCGTCGTCTAGCTTGGCCAAGGACACCAGCCTTTCACGCTGGTAACACGGGTTCAAATCCCGTCGGGGTCGTTTTCGTGTCCTTTTCGCGCCTCCGTACCCGAACGATCGAGCCTGCGGAGCCGAGACCCCGGATTTCGCTCCGGCTTACGGCTGTCGGCGGCGGCGACCACCGCGGCGCCGCTCGCGGCCGAGATCCCAGACGTATTTGTTGAAATCAATTTGCATTCGGTGTCGGGCGGAATCGTAAAAGTGGCCGAGGTACTGCCGTTCCTCCCGAACGATGGTCGCTTCCATTTCGGACCTTAAGGGGAGCGCGTAATTCCCGGCCAGATAATCGCCGATCAGCTTCATCTGCTGTTCTGCCAGGTTGACCAGCGTAGGCAGCGGTTGGGCCAGTCCGAGAAATAGGAGGCTCGGCAAACCCGGGCTCCAGATGCGCTTGAAGAGAGGAAGATAGTTGTCTTCCGGGCGAATCAGATCTTCGCTCAAAAACGGAAAGCTGACGTCGTAGCCCGTCGCATAGATGATGGCGTCTACCTCCTCGGAAGTGCCGTCGGCGAATTCCACCCCGTGGGCCGAAAGCCGGCGAATATCGGGCCGTGGCAGGATATCGCCGCAACCAACCCGGGTCAGGAATTCGCCCGAGACCGAGGGGTGGGCGTCGAGGGGTTCATGGTCAGGCTTTTGGAGCCCGTAATCCTCCATGCGTCCGAGCACTCGTTTCAGTAATGGTCTGGCGATCATCCGCTGCAGGCGCAAGGGGATCCAACCGGGCATGGTGGCCTTGTCCGCAACTCGGCCGTGAATATATTTCGGCAGGATCCAGACGCCACGTCGCGCCGAGACCCAAAGCCGCCCGGCTACCGATCGCTGCGACAATTCGGATGCAATGTCCATCGCGGAGTTTCCCATGCCCACCACGACGATTCGTTTCCCCTGCAGATTTTCGGGCGTTGACGGGTTCAAATACGAATGCGCGTGCATCTGAATGCCTTCGAAAGTTTCCTGTCCTTCGAATTCCGGCATCCGGGGCTTCCAATGATGACCGTTGCTGACCAACACGGCATCGTATTCTCGAGTTTGTTCCGATCCATCCGGGCAGCGGATACGAACCGCCCAGCGATCCTCCGGAAGCGGCGCCACCTCCTGAACGCAAGTCTCGAACTCTATTTTGGAGCGTAAACCGAAATGGTCCACGTAGGCGTTGAAATATTCGAAGATTTCAGAGTGGTGGGGAAAGTCGGGCAAGTGTTCCGGAATCGGAAAATCGGCAAACGCCATCCGGTGTTTTGAAGTGTCGATATGAAGCGACTCGTAACACGCCGAGTGGCCATTCGAATTTTTGTAGGCCCAGTTCCCGCCGATGACGTCGGACATCTCGAGAATATCGAAGGACAGGCCACGGTCCTGAAGCGCCTTTGCTGCCGTGAACCCGGAACATCCCGCCCCGATGATACAGCAATGAGGGTCCGTTCTCATCGCTTCCCTCCCTGGCACTCGACGCAAAGTGGCGCTTCCGGGTAGGCAGAGAGCCGCTGATAACCAACCGGCTCCTCGCAACTTCCGCACATCCCGTACGTACCGGCCTCGACCGCACGACATGCCTGTCGCGTGAGTTCGAGGCGCAGACGCAACTTCTCTCTGGTCGCCTGAGCCATCGCCTGCTGCTGCAGCGCATCCATGCGTGAGAGTCTGCCTACCGAGCTTTGGTCCAGCTCGACCGGCCGCACGAAGTTGCCGCCGCGATCCAGTTGGTCTTCGAGCCCGCTAATTTGGCTCTCGAGCGCATCTCGCAATTCGGCGA encodes:
- a CDS encoding peroxiredoxin, translating into MPIKEGETIPAVGLVEMVEGAPTPVQSTELGAGRKIVIFAVPGAFTPTCSAKHVPGFLKNTAALRAKGVEEIVCVSVNDAFVMNAWGEAQGVGSDIRMVADGNGDLASALGLEMDGSKFGMGTRSQRFAMILQDNRVEKLLVESGPGLSASSAESVLEHLAG
- a CDS encoding HIT family protein, producing the protein MDCIFCRIVAGEIPGEVVAETDEILAFLDVMPLADGHVLVIPKMHARIVEELPEQTAGALMQVASRVSAALCREFGAAGTTMGINNGAETGQTVPHVHLHVVPRFAGDGAGSLHSAFPGFAKDPNPLPEIAERLRQRLSGPTGA
- a CDS encoding cupin-like domain-containing protein: MQVRRIPAPRSLAGLEDLVATGEPAVFPQETVYNELSEAGRQEPARLLQLLQQRAGDRKLSVAEIPAEADGLLTHTGRGGLAAAWTPVEASLDDVLGRMLADPVDVARVLIHGAPVDEVLPELATLMRLPILPEVAGRLWLGTARGIDLSFDAFESLRWLFLGSMRVYLFPPSVGPEMQIGALEGSHLNTPISRLDPESSSSALPPGGLVVDLVPGEVLFVPTYWWHCFRTARAFGLINHSWTDLDGRAAKAAHATFWQAVLAIRELPEAHRAHYGRLLDAIVFRRGGDPYQHLAAEEQGLAGAPNEERRLELRRRALHEAARMAREALRDGEQS
- the gltX gene encoding glutamate--tRNA ligase; the encoded protein is MKVVRTRFAPSPTGMLHVGGVRTALFSWLHAKANGGTFVLRIEDTDQKRSRPEFTEGIIAAMDWLGLSPDEGPYYQSERSDVYAAALEKLLANGHAYRCTCTTEELEEQRAAAKAAGKGFAYNRHCRPGFGPGPLAERPATIRFAAPVEGEVTVEDLVKGPIVVRNAEIDDFVIARSDGTPTYQLVVTVDDIEMQISHVIRGDDHLNNTTKQIHIYLALGAELPKFAHLPQVLGKDKGRLSKRHGATDVLSYRAEGYFPDALMNFLARLGWSHGDQEIFTREEMVSLFRLEDIGQSPGVFDLEKLDWLNFEYLKNRDADQLAGDLREFLAGEGRTLPGDTVWQAKMVQVFQERARNLRELADSCTYFIDDQIEYQEKAARKHLTDESTALLAELAVQLTELASWTPDDLEMSFLDLVQRKGIKLGQLAQPVRVAMTGGTVSPGIFDVLEILGRERSLQRLQNAAGYQG
- a CDS encoding response regulator translates to MSLKRILVVEDNEDNRRILLYRLKKISEFEIVEASNGEEAVAAVQASAPDLIFMDLKMPVMDGWEATRRIRALPDGASIPIIALTAQAMAGDEQKALANGCNDYLAKPVVDPELVREKISRYLPLPPAG
- a CDS encoding CrcB family protein: MQTRGKQLLSVGAGGATGALVRELLGHVDGMPPEIGILFANMLGCGLIGLVLHIEHRLHPHVREFNAAGFCGGLTTVSGWSLVLVRYLAADEFGQATFFAVIGLVSGIVALLVGRLLAAGIESVFLQLGRQP
- a CDS encoding CrcB family protein — its product is MSLDIFAAVVCGGFLASILRFRWTESETPFPRYTLSANIVGSFAMGLILTGWEPTGFWRGLWITGFCGTLTTFSAFAWQTVALAERRHLLQALGYLILTTVLSVLGGWGGVLLGRQL
- a CDS encoding NAD(P)-binding domain-containing protein, with translation MRTDPHCCIIGAGCSGFTAAKALQDRGLSFDILEMSDVIGGNWAYKNSNGHSACYESLHIDTSKHRMAFADFPIPEHLPDFPHHSEIFEYFNAYVDHFGLRSKIEFETCVQEVAPLPEDRWAVRIRCPDGSEQTREYDAVLVSNGHHWKPRMPEFEGQETFEGIQMHAHSYLNPSTPENLQGKRIVVVGMGNSAMDIASELSQRSVAGRLWVSARRGVWILPKYIHGRVADKATMPGWIPLRLQRMIARPLLKRVLGRMEDYGLQKPDHEPLDAHPSVSGEFLTRVGCGDILPRPDIRRLSAHGVEFADGTSEEVDAIIYATGYDVSFPFLSEDLIRPEDNYLPLFKRIWSPGLPSLLFLGLAQPLPTLVNLAEQQMKLIGDYLAGNYALPLRSEMEATIVREERQYLGHFYDSARHRMQIDFNKYVWDLGRERRRGGRRRRQP
- a CDS encoding TraR/DksA C4-type zinc finger protein is translated as MVEEPAELTPTQFAELRDALESQISGLEDQLDRGGNFVRPVELDQSSVGRLSRMDALQQQAMAQATREKLRLRLELTRQACRAVEAGTYGMCGSCEEPVGYQRLSAYPEAPLCVECQGGKR